The Persephonella atlantica genome includes a window with the following:
- a CDS encoding cytochrome c3 family protein, translated as MIIFIIAFILLISVKNGESNVVGSKHDLSTTTTTQVCVFCHTPHGASDIAKPLWNRNISDITAFQMYSSPTIDSTIDSSPNPPSLACLSCHDGVSAEGDASAVNPYDTHNLRNGPGPGSVPDTTSQPNCNACHNTGSGIYPRKLWRIGANLMDDHPISISYPTPAQDPDFNIPPDPQKGWPDVKLFNGKVECPTCHDPHNGQPLFLRKPNEYSQLCFTCHKK; from the coding sequence ATGATTATTTTTATAATTGCGTTTATACTGCTTATTTCGGTAAAAAATGGGGAGAGTAATGTTGTAGGGTCAAAACATGACCTGAGCACAACAACAACAACACAGGTATGTGTGTTCTGTCATACACCTCACGGTGCAAGTGATATAGCAAAACCTCTATGGAACAGGAATATATCAGACATAACAGCCTTCCAGATGTATTCCAGTCCAACGATTGACAGTACCATAGATTCTTCTCCGAATCCTCCTTCCCTCGCCTGCCTATCCTGCCACGACGGAGTATCTGCAGAGGGAGATGCCAGTGCTGTCAACCCTTACGACACCCACAACCTAAGAAATGGCCCTGGCCCAGGTAGCGTCCCTGATACTACCTCACAGCCTAACTGTAATGCCTGTCATAATACAGGTTCTGGTATATATCCAAGGAAACTGTGGAGAATAGGAGCAAATCTAATGGACGACCATCCTATATCCATATCATATCCAACACCTGCCCAGGACCCAGACTTTAACATTCCTCCAGACCCTCAAAAGGGGTGGCCTGACGTAAAACTGTTTAACGGTAAGGTAGAATGTCCTACCTGCCACGACCCCCACAATGGACAGCCCCTGTTCCTGAGAAAACCTAACGAATACAGTCAGCTGTGTTTCACCTGTCATAAAAAGTAA
- the recJ gene encoding single-stranded-DNA-specific exonuclease RecJ yields the protein MITGLTGRRWIVLEEKNRVPEFLIKKYGFVLAQLIYNRKELFNGDFDEESIYPSLHRLLDPQLFTNLESISYRIAQLIKEGKRIAIYGDYDADGITSTALLVNFLRDIGVKVKYYIPSRFFEGYGLNRNAIKKISEVADALIVVDSGTNAHSELLFARQLGLEVFVLDHHEPVSPEWRADGIHILNPKLYADINPLFKHLASVGISFYLLIMLRRALNLDMKLKPYLDIVAIGTVADVVPLSLINRIFVKKGIEEINRRKRPGIKALLEQISASSVSSFELGFNIAPRLNAAGRLDDAKKAVKLLITQDEKIGKVISSELEFLNKKRQKLTEHAFKESEKKLKKEKDFSGIVVADERWHPGIVGIVAGRLVEKYKVPSVVLSVKNGKAVGSARSIPSVNIYEIMEKHSYLFEKFGGHSLAAGLTIKTDNIPKLKELLSHTLKSMPEEETVSYIEIDMEVPLSYWTPEKVNQLKILEPFGEGNPYPKFIAKNLRISDFMTVGPTNQHLKFWLQDENKNAFPALWWNYGDKLKKLSVGMQIDIVYTPKISNWNGKIAVDFIISDVSISDMR from the coding sequence ATGATAACAGGTCTTACAGGAAGAAGATGGATAGTATTAGAAGAGAAAAACAGAGTACCAGAGTTTCTGATAAAAAAGTACGGTTTTGTTCTTGCCCAGCTAATTTACAACAGGAAGGAGCTTTTTAACGGAGATTTTGATGAGGAGAGTATATACCCATCACTCCACAGGCTGTTAGACCCCCAGCTGTTTACAAATCTTGAAAGTATCTCATATAGAATTGCACAGCTTATAAAAGAAGGTAAAAGAATAGCTATATACGGAGATTACGATGCTGACGGCATAACAAGTACGGCACTTTTAGTCAATTTTCTCAGGGATATAGGAGTAAAGGTAAAGTACTACATCCCCAGCAGATTTTTTGAAGGCTACGGACTAAACAGGAATGCCATAAAGAAAATCAGTGAGGTTGCAGATGCTTTGATTGTTGTTGATAGCGGGACAAATGCCCATTCAGAACTACTTTTTGCAAGACAGCTTGGTTTGGAAGTTTTTGTTTTAGACCATCACGAACCTGTAAGTCCAGAATGGAGAGCAGATGGCATTCACATACTGAATCCTAAACTTTACGCAGACATCAATCCCCTTTTCAAACATCTTGCATCTGTTGGTATCTCTTTTTACCTTCTTATAATGCTCAGAAGAGCTCTTAATTTAGATATGAAACTAAAACCGTACTTAGATATTGTTGCGATAGGAACAGTGGCAGATGTTGTTCCCCTTTCTCTAATAAACAGGATATTTGTAAAAAAAGGCATAGAAGAGATAAACAGGAGAAAAAGACCGGGAATAAAGGCTTTACTTGAGCAGATATCAGCCAGCTCTGTATCTTCATTTGAACTGGGATTTAACATAGCTCCCCGTCTTAATGCTGCAGGAAGATTGGACGATGCTAAAAAGGCTGTAAAACTGCTTATAACACAGGATGAAAAAATAGGAAAGGTGATATCCTCGGAGCTTGAGTTTCTGAATAAAAAAAGACAGAAACTGACAGAGCATGCATTTAAAGAATCAGAAAAGAAACTGAAAAAGGAAAAAGATTTTTCTGGTATAGTGGTTGCAGACGAAAGGTGGCATCCGGGAATTGTGGGAATTGTTGCAGGAAGGCTGGTAGAAAAGTACAAAGTTCCATCTGTTGTCTTGTCTGTAAAAAACGGTAAAGCTGTAGGCTCAGCAAGGAGTATCCCATCAGTAAACATATACGAGATTATGGAGAAACATTCCTATCTGTTTGAAAAGTTCGGAGGACATTCTCTTGCTGCTGGGCTGACAATAAAAACAGATAACATACCAAAACTAAAGGAACTGCTGTCACATACGCTGAAGAGTATGCCAGAAGAAGAAACAGTGTCTTATATTGAGATAGATATGGAGGTTCCCCTATCCTACTGGACACCTGAAAAGGTAAATCAGCTGAAAATACTGGAACCCTTTGGTGAGGGAAATCCCTATCCTAAATTTATTGCAAAAAATCTGAGAATATCTGACTTTATGACGGTAGGTCCAACAAACCAGCATCTTAAGTTCTGGCTTCAGGATGAAAATAAAAATGCATTCCCAGCCCTGTGGTGGAACTACGGTGATAAATTAAAAAAACTATCAGTAGGTATGCAGATTGATATTGTTTATACGCCTAAAATCTCAAACTGGAATGGAAAAATAGCAGTAGATTTTATTATCAGCGATGTAAGTATTTCAGATATGAGATAA
- a CDS encoding DUF2914 domain-containing protein, with protein sequence MRRILPVILLLFYISYGQEVKVLDMQFAVAIQSREPVGISDRFPPDIGKVYCWTKIQTEKVPTKIYHVWMYNGEEMARVELDITYHTFRTWSSKNILPQWKGKWTVIVEDENGNKIAEKSFEITDSWQ encoded by the coding sequence GTGAGGAGGATTTTACCTGTAATTTTGCTTTTGTTTTATATATCCTATGGTCAGGAAGTTAAAGTTTTGGATATGCAGTTTGCTGTGGCTATTCAAAGCAGAGAACCTGTTGGTATATCTGACAGATTCCCTCCTGATATAGGGAAGGTTTACTGCTGGACAAAGATTCAGACAGAGAAGGTTCCAACAAAGATCTATCATGTGTGGATGTATAACGGAGAAGAGATGGCAAGAGTTGAACTTGACATAACGTATCACACTTTCAGGACATGGAGCTCAAAAAATATACTACCCCAGTGGAAGGGTAAGTGGACTGTGATTGTTGAGGATGAAAATGGGAACAAAATTGCAGAAAAATCCTTTGAAATAACAGATAGCTGGCAGTGA
- a CDS encoding peroxiredoxin produces the protein MSEIILVGQEVPEFEMETYEPETGKFGTFSLKKAKEEGKWTILFFYPADFTFVCPTELADLAEVYPQLKELGAEVVSVSTDTKFVHLAWHKDEKLLENVKYPMGADPTGAVSRMFGVYDENTGLALRGTFIISPEGKLVGSEVNFYNVGRNADELLRKMKANAYLIGHPEEACPAKWEPGKKTLKPSEELVGHVYEALNE, from the coding sequence ATGTCAGAAATTATTTTGGTAGGACAGGAAGTTCCAGAATTTGAGATGGAAACTTACGAACCTGAAACAGGAAAGTTTGGGACATTCTCACTGAAAAAAGCTAAGGAAGAAGGAAAATGGACAATCCTTTTCTTCTATCCAGCAGACTTTACATTTGTGTGTCCAACAGAGCTGGCTGACCTGGCTGAGGTATATCCACAGCTTAAAGAGCTTGGGGCTGAAGTTGTATCTGTATCTACAGACACAAAGTTTGTTCACCTTGCATGGCACAAAGATGAAAAGCTCCTTGAAAATGTAAAATATCCAATGGGAGCTGACCCAACAGGAGCAGTATCAAGAATGTTTGGTGTTTATGATGAAAATACAGGTCTTGCTCTGAGAGGAACATTTATTATATCTCCAGAGGGTAAACTTGTAGGCTCAGAGGTTAACTTCTACAACGTTGGAAGAAATGCTGATGAGCTTCTCAGAAAGATGAAAGCAAACGCATATCTTATCGGTCATCCGGAAGAAGCATGCCCTGCAAAATGGGAACCTGGTAAAAAGACACTCAAACCTTCTGAAGAACTCGTTGGACACGTTTACGAGGCACTTAACGAGTAA
- a CDS encoding Lon protease family protein translates to MGIKKIFPEDIKLQFTVDTPTYRVKPQPVFFGQERVENAFNIALKTEKEGYNLYVAGPEGIGKITYTKLKLHEAARKKKTPEDIFYHANFEEPQKPKFVSVPAGVGRKLAKDISRVIENLKETVVRQFESKEFEDERVRLIKKIEEEKSHILNQLKRDAESYGLATVVTPAGIQFIPIVQGKASPEFLRVPEIKAEFEKKVEMFDERFRDYMRQIRELDYQLFESLRELKEKVSRYVIDNAFYKIEEKYRYLKQVIQFLEYLKQHMSERIDIFIRWKMLEGDFLLQKAVEREIDIFRINVVVDNSRQEGAPVIYEQVPTFKTLFGYISYRAEMGILYADHMSIVAGSLFKARGGYIIFKIRDILKNPILWENLKRVIIHKKIYLSHYPVEEIFPFHVGIYPEPVPFNITVVLVGDSLMYQLLSMFDPDFNRLFKVKAEFDPVVELNETVIKKFPVLVKHIITQEKLKDVETDGLSELLRYAVELSGSRKKINTVFSHITDLLREADAICEEKFITGKTVKKVIKDRRFRLNLIEEKLRRMFAEGKLIVNIEGKKVAQVNGLSVIELGDFSFGKPSRITASSYIGEKGIINIEREVELSGPIHSKGVMILSGYVGHKYGKDTPLALSCSIAFEQSYGEVEGDSASAAELIAVLSSISEIPVRQEIAITGSIDQLGNIQPVGGIKEKVEGFYSVCKILGLNGKQRVIIPLRNFDNLVLDDEVIEAVEKGNFHIYTIDHIDDAIKLMTETDPLDFHRQVKEKLVEYYRQAIKGKK, encoded by the coding sequence ATGGGCATAAAAAAAATCTTCCCAGAGGATATCAAACTTCAGTTTACAGTTGACACGCCAACATACAGAGTGAAGCCACAGCCTGTATTCTTTGGACAGGAAAGAGTTGAAAATGCCTTTAACATTGCCCTTAAAACGGAAAAAGAGGGATATAACCTTTATGTGGCTGGACCTGAAGGTATAGGAAAGATAACGTACACAAAGCTGAAACTTCATGAGGCTGCAAGAAAAAAGAAGACCCCTGAAGATATTTTTTACCACGCAAATTTTGAAGAGCCACAAAAACCAAAGTTTGTTTCTGTTCCTGCGGGAGTAGGGAGAAAGCTTGCAAAAGACATCAGCAGAGTAATAGAAAATCTGAAAGAAACTGTTGTCCGCCAGTTTGAGAGTAAAGAGTTTGAAGATGAAAGGGTAAGACTTATAAAAAAAATAGAGGAAGAGAAGAGTCATATCCTCAATCAGCTTAAAAGGGATGCAGAGAGTTATGGTCTTGCAACGGTAGTAACTCCTGCAGGCATCCAGTTTATTCCGATAGTTCAGGGAAAGGCAAGCCCTGAGTTTCTCAGGGTGCCAGAGATAAAGGCTGAGTTTGAAAAGAAAGTGGAGATGTTTGATGAGAGATTCAGGGATTATATGAGGCAGATAAGGGAGCTTGACTATCAGTTGTTTGAAAGTCTCAGGGAACTGAAAGAGAAAGTTTCAAGATATGTTATTGATAATGCCTTTTACAAAATAGAGGAGAAGTATCGATATCTAAAACAGGTTATACAGTTTCTTGAATATCTGAAACAGCATATGTCAGAAAGGATAGATATATTTATTCGATGGAAGATGCTTGAAGGGGACTTTTTACTGCAGAAAGCTGTAGAAAGGGAGATAGACATATTCAGAATAAATGTTGTTGTTGACAACTCCCGTCAGGAAGGGGCTCCTGTCATATACGAGCAGGTTCCTACATTCAAAACACTTTTTGGTTATATCTCCTACAGGGCTGAGATGGGTATTCTGTATGCTGACCATATGAGTATTGTGGCAGGCAGTCTTTTTAAGGCACGGGGAGGATACATAATATTTAAAATCAGAGATATTCTGAAAAATCCTATTCTGTGGGAAAATCTGAAAAGGGTGATAATACACAAAAAGATATATCTGTCTCACTATCCTGTTGAGGAGATATTTCCTTTTCATGTAGGAATATATCCTGAGCCTGTACCATTTAATATAACTGTTGTTCTTGTTGGTGATTCATTGATGTATCAACTTCTGTCAATGTTTGACCCTGACTTTAACAGACTGTTTAAAGTTAAGGCAGAGTTTGACCCTGTCGTTGAACTGAATGAAACAGTTATTAAGAAGTTTCCTGTTCTTGTGAAACATATAATTACTCAGGAAAAACTGAAAGATGTTGAAACAGACGGTCTGTCTGAACTTTTGAGGTATGCTGTAGAGCTTTCAGGAAGCAGAAAGAAGATAAATACCGTGTTCTCCCATATAACAGATCTGCTCAGGGAAGCAGATGCCATCTGTGAAGAAAAATTTATAACAGGAAAAACAGTTAAGAAAGTGATAAAAGACAGGAGATTCCGTCTTAACCTTATAGAGGAAAAACTCCGCAGAATGTTTGCTGAAGGAAAACTGATTGTTAATATAGAAGGAAAAAAAGTGGCACAGGTTAATGGCCTTTCTGTTATTGAGCTGGGAGATTTTTCCTTTGGTAAACCAAGCAGAATAACAGCTTCTTCATATATAGGGGAAAAGGGGATCATAAACATAGAAAGGGAAGTTGAACTGAGCGGTCCCATACACAGTAAAGGTGTGATGATACTGTCTGGATATGTGGGGCACAAATACGGTAAAGATACTCCCCTTGCCCTTTCCTGCAGTATTGCCTTTGAGCAGTCTTATGGGGAAGTGGAGGGAGACAGTGCTTCTGCGGCTGAGCTTATTGCTGTTCTTTCCAGCATATCTGAGATTCCTGTGAGACAGGAGATTGCCATAACCGGCTCCATAGACCAGCTTGGAAACATTCAGCCTGTTGGCGGTATAAAGGAAAAGGTTGAAGGTTTTTACAGTGTATGCAAAATTCTTGGTCTTAATGGAAAACAGAGAGTTATAATACCTTTAAGGAATTTTGACAACCTTGTCTTAGACGATGAGGTTATTGAGGCTGTAGAGAAAGGAAACTTCCACATATATACCATTGACCACATTGATGATGCTATTAAACTGATGACAGAGACTGATCCACTGGATTTTCACAGGCAGGTAAAGGAAAAACTTGTTGAGTACTACAGGCAGGCAATAAAAGGCAAAAAATAG
- a CDS encoding MGH1-like glycoside hydrolase domain-containing protein has protein sequence MPVYEYLKTAKSILDKNHNGRFTVPSIHLYPHQWNWDSGFIAIGYSRYDTDRAIQEMVSLFEAQWENGMLPHIVFNPDNLGRYFPEPDFWQTDITPFSNKKHLTSGITQPPVHAYAALKIYENAKDKEKAKQFLRWIYPKLIKLHRYFYLERNPDDNGLIYIRHPWESGMDNSPMWDPVLERIDLSQIKLPPFKRKDNRIIDPEQRPKDEDYQRYIYLVELFKKHRYDERKIFHDCPFIVFDPLFNSVLSVSNEALIKIADIIGEDCRQAEEWYLTTARSMRDILYSKKGKIFYAYDYIEKKQIEVATSAGFMPLFGGVASHSQAVELFEYMDSTSFCKLHEESCLAIPNYDRTREDFSTKNYWRGPVWININWMLYQGLKRYKFKQKAEHLEKTILELPIRFGFYEYFDSVSGAGYGTKDFSWTAALFIDLLYEFAEKEAVRNGMGIYIQSVKNETVLNLDRNRISVYESDEIFREFNYLTDSIIKKYVRNGTVDYKSIKLSPEYKLFQNIAGKLAGFDYPFDRCEEKVSFWINLYNMMVVDFVIKMKLKRSVREVDGFFTKLKYRINGRTFSLKDIESMLTCEDKKEKIVLSLVKGAQSSPPLRYVPPSNIDKTLDKVLKDFINSSEVLILPEKNTVYLSEAFRWYRDIFCEDRNILNFVKIYTVDSRKREFLENRKPKITYIPYDWYLNN, from the coding sequence ATGCCTGTATATGAATATCTAAAAACAGCAAAAAGTATATTAGATAAGAATCATAATGGCCGTTTTACTGTGCCTTCTATACACCTGTATCCTCACCAGTGGAACTGGGATTCTGGATTTATAGCCATAGGATATTCCCGTTATGATACAGACAGAGCTATTCAGGAGATGGTCTCCCTTTTTGAAGCCCAGTGGGAGAATGGTATGCTTCCCCACATAGTTTTTAACCCTGACAATTTAGGAAGATACTTCCCTGAGCCAGACTTCTGGCAGACAGATATAACCCCATTTTCAAATAAAAAACACCTTACCTCAGGGATAACACAGCCGCCTGTACATGCCTATGCTGCTTTGAAGATATACGAGAATGCAAAAGACAAAGAAAAGGCAAAACAGTTTCTCAGATGGATATATCCAAAGCTGATAAAACTCCACAGGTACTTTTATTTAGAGAGGAATCCTGACGATAACGGTCTGATATACATCAGACATCCATGGGAATCAGGGATGGACAACTCCCCTATGTGGGACCCAGTTTTAGAAAGGATAGACCTTTCACAGATAAAACTTCCTCCATTTAAAAGGAAAGATAACAGGATAATAGACCCTGAGCAAAGACCGAAAGATGAAGATTATCAGCGTTATATCTATCTTGTGGAACTGTTTAAAAAACACAGATACGATGAGAGAAAAATATTTCACGACTGCCCCTTTATTGTTTTTGACCCTCTGTTTAACTCTGTCCTTTCTGTATCAAATGAAGCGTTAATAAAAATTGCTGATATAATAGGTGAAGACTGCAGACAGGCAGAAGAGTGGTATTTGACAACAGCCCGCTCAATGAGGGATATACTTTACAGTAAGAAAGGGAAGATATTTTACGCTTATGATTACATAGAGAAGAAGCAGATAGAAGTTGCAACATCAGCAGGATTTATGCCCCTTTTTGGTGGTGTTGCCTCCCATTCTCAGGCTGTTGAGCTTTTTGAGTACATGGATTCAACCAGTTTCTGTAAACTGCATGAAGAAAGCTGTCTGGCAATACCTAACTACGATAGAACCAGAGAGGATTTCAGCACGAAAAACTACTGGAGAGGACCTGTATGGATAAATATAAACTGGATGCTGTATCAGGGGCTAAAAAGATACAAGTTTAAACAAAAGGCGGAGCATCTTGAGAAAACAATCCTTGAACTGCCGATAAGATTTGGATTTTATGAGTACTTTGATTCTGTTTCTGGAGCAGGATACGGAACGAAGGACTTTTCGTGGACCGCTGCTCTGTTTATAGACCTTTTATATGAGTTTGCAGAAAAGGAAGCTGTCAGGAATGGAATGGGGATATACATACAGTCAGTTAAAAATGAAACAGTGCTAAATTTGGATAGAAACAGAATATCCGTCTATGAAAGTGATGAAATTTTCAGAGAGTTTAATTATCTGACAGATAGTATCATAAAAAAATATGTCAGAAATGGAACAGTTGATTACAAAAGTATAAAACTTTCTCCAGAGTATAAACTTTTTCAGAACATAGCAGGGAAATTAGCTGGTTTTGATTATCCTTTTGACAGATGTGAAGAGAAGGTATCTTTCTGGATTAATCTGTACAACATGATGGTTGTTGATTTTGTAATCAAGATGAAGTTAAAGCGGTCTGTTAGAGAGGTTGATGGATTTTTCACAAAGCTAAAGTACAGAATAAACGGCAGAACGTTTTCTCTAAAGGACATAGAAAGTATGCTTACCTGCGAAGACAAAAAAGAAAAAATAGTGCTATCACTGGTTAAGGGAGCCCAGTCTTCTCCTCCTCTCAGGTACGTTCCCCCTTCAAACATAGACAAAACATTAGATAAAGTGCTGAAAGATTTTATTAACAGCTCAGAGGTTCTGATTCTTCCTGAAAAAAATACTGTATATCTGTCTGAGGCATTTAGATGGTACAGGGATATTTTCTGTGAAGACAGAAATATCCTGAATTTTGTCAAAATTTATACTGTAGACAGCAGGAAGAGAGAGTTCTTAGAAAATAGAAAACCAAAAATCACGTATATTCCATATGACTGGTATCTGAACAACTGA
- the rpsU gene encoding 30S ribosomal protein S21, with amino-acid sequence MAVVKIQEGESFEKALKRFKKICEKEGIITEMKRREFYEKPSVKRKRKQRAARKRLIKALKKKGLL; translated from the coding sequence ATGGCAGTAGTGAAAATTCAGGAAGGGGAAAGTTTTGAGAAGGCTTTAAAAAGATTCAAGAAGATATGTGAAAAGGAAGGTATTATCACAGAAATGAAAAGAAGAGAGTTTTATGAGAAGCCTTCTGTTAAAAGAAAAAGAAAGCAGAGAGCCGCAAGAAAAAGACTGATAAAAGCACTGAAGAAAAAAGGTCTCCTGTAA
- a CDS encoding nitronate monooxygenase — protein MSLPPLRIGKYEIQYPIVQGGMGVGISWENLAGTVSKRGGLGVVSSVGTGYRHPNYVKLKDGRPIGSKYIHSREALQRIIRDAKEIAGGEKAVIGVNILYAITDFGRVVRDSIEAGANIIIVGAGLPLTLPKYAPEEDVALVPIVSSARALRVICKHWKKKYNRLPDAVVVEGPKSGGHQGIPYEDCFKPEFQLENLVPEVIKERDKWGDFPVIAAGGIWDKKDIEFYLGLGAAGVQMGTRFVGTYECDASDEFKKVIINAKKEDIILLKSPVGYPARGIVTQLIKDIEEGKAPEVKCVSNCVVPCNHGEEAKKVGYCIADRLGDAYLGRRKTGLFFSGSNGYRIKRLVHVKDLMRELVEGVPSGQEQPEE, from the coding sequence ATGTCACTGCCACCACTGAGAATTGGTAAATATGAGATACAGTATCCTATAGTGCAGGGGGGGATGGGTGTCGGCATATCTTGGGAAAACTTAGCAGGAACAGTAAGCAAACGCGGCGGACTGGGAGTTGTTTCTTCTGTTGGAACAGGTTACAGGCACCCAAACTACGTGAAACTGAAAGATGGAAGACCAATTGGAAGTAAGTACATACACAGCAGAGAAGCACTGCAGAGGATAATCAGAGATGCTAAAGAGATAGCAGGTGGAGAGAAGGCTGTTATTGGAGTTAACATACTGTATGCAATAACAGATTTTGGCAGGGTTGTCAGAGATTCCATAGAAGCGGGAGCAAACATCATAATAGTTGGGGCAGGACTTCCTCTTACACTGCCAAAGTATGCCCCAGAAGAGGATGTGGCACTTGTTCCTATTGTATCATCTGCAAGGGCATTACGGGTAATATGCAAACACTGGAAGAAAAAATACAACAGACTGCCTGACGCTGTTGTTGTTGAAGGACCAAAGTCTGGAGGTCATCAAGGTATCCCATATGAAGACTGCTTCAAACCAGAATTTCAGCTTGAAAATTTAGTTCCAGAGGTTATAAAAGAGAGGGACAAATGGGGAGATTTTCCTGTTATAGCTGCAGGAGGGATATGGGATAAGAAGGATATTGAGTTTTACCTTGGCCTTGGGGCTGCTGGCGTTCAGATGGGAACAAGATTTGTTGGAACTTACGAGTGTGATGCATCTGATGAGTTTAAGAAAGTGATAATAAATGCAAAAAAAGAGGATATCATACTTCTCAAATCACCTGTTGGTTATCCTGCAAGAGGCATAGTCACGCAGCTGATTAAGGATATTGAAGAGGGGAAAGCTCCAGAGGTTAAATGTGTATCAAACTGTGTCGTCCCATGCAATCACGGTGAGGAGGCAAAAAAAGTTGGATACTGTATAGCTGACAGGCTTGGAGATGCGTATTTAGGGAGAAGGAAAACAGGACTGTTTTTCAGCGGTTCAAACGGATACAGAATAAAAAGACTTGTTCATGTTAAGGACCTGATGAGGGAGCTTGTGGAAGGAGTGCCTTCAGGTCAGGAACAGCCTGAGGAATAG
- the purN gene encoding phosphoribosylglycinamide formyltransferase: MNIVVLISGRGSNLKAIAKAFDKGKIEGKISLVISNRKDAPGLKVAQQFGIPSEFHNPSDFASREDYDRHLINRIEMEKPDLVVLAGYMRILSEEFIKTFEGRLVNIHPSLTPAFKGLHAQRQAVEYGVKFSGCTVHFVTADLDAGPVIVQAVVPLTPEDSEDTLSEKIRYYEHKIYPQAIKWISEGRVRQKGRIVVVEGAKYGCLPVNPALEDF, encoded by the coding sequence ATGAATATTGTTGTTCTTATTTCTGGAAGAGGCTCAAACCTGAAAGCGATAGCAAAAGCATTTGATAAAGGTAAGATAGAAGGAAAGATAAGTCTGGTAATATCAAACAGAAAAGATGCTCCCGGCCTAAAGGTAGCTCAACAGTTTGGTATACCTTCTGAATTTCACAATCCTTCAGATTTTGCCTCAAGGGAGGATTACGACAGACATCTGATAAATAGAATAGAAATGGAAAAACCAGACCTTGTAGTTTTGGCAGGATACATGAGGATACTGTCAGAAGAATTTATAAAAACATTTGAAGGCAGACTTGTAAACATTCACCCTTCTTTAACTCCTGCATTTAAGGGACTTCATGCCCAGAGGCAGGCTGTTGAGTACGGGGTGAAATTTTCTGGCTGTACAGTTCATTTTGTAACAGCAGATTTAGATGCTGGACCCGTTATTGTTCAGGCTGTAGTTCCACTGACACCGGAAGACAGCGAGGATACACTTTCAGAGAAAATCCGTTATTACGAACACAAAATATACCCTCAGGCTATAAAGTGGATTTCAGAAGGAAGGGTGAGACAGAAGGGCAGGATTGTAGTGGTTGAGGGAGCAAAATACGGCTGTTTGCCTGTTAATCCTGCCCTTGAGGATTTTTGA